The DNA sequence CCCTTGTAATGACAACAAACCTTCAGCTAAGCACATCGACGGATCCGTCTTGGTGACCAAAATTTGATCTAAAAGACCAAGTTTCCTTTTCACCAAGTAACCTACATGATATGGTGACTTGTAAAGATCTGGTTTTCTTCTATCTAGCAGTTCGTCACAGCGTCCGAGGATATCGTGATTTGCTTTTAGGATTTCAGCGCTGATATTTCTCTCTGAGATACCCAGGCCTAGTTCCACAAAGCTTTTCAGTTGTGTGTTAATCAGCTCCAAGTTTTCCAGTCGTGCTTCGTGTTGCTTTTGTTCCGCTTCATAAATGTCACGAAacttgtctttcattttcttctcgtgttctcgTAAATCGCGAATCAATTCTTCCACAGTGTCTGTCATCTTCTTTTCTGCGTTCATAATATCACTTATGTTTTCGTCTTTTAGCTCAGTTTGTTCCTTGATTTCATTCTCATACACAAGTATTTCCGCTCTCACTTTATCCACAGCCTCCATCATTTGTATCTTTTGTTCTTGTACAGCTTTCTGCGTGTCTTTAACGATATGTCCATTGTGACTCACAATACTGCACTTAAGGCAAATCTGAACTTTACAATCTTCACAATAAAACTCCAATGGTTGATCTTCGTGGCATTGCTGTGAACACATCACGGGTCTTTCGATCAACCGTTGCACgtcttcattttgtttgtcGATCATAACATTGCTAGCTGGGTTTAGGCATTGATGAGAGTGAGAACAGGATGCACATACACAGCTCTGGCAAGCAAAACAGTAAATTTTTAACGGGTTGTTCTTATCACAACTTCTGCATTTCTGTCCCTCTAAAGTGCCATCTTTAAGGGCAAGAACATCCTCCGGTCGATTGACGTGAATCGTCGAAGGTAAATTTGCGAAGGTGTCTGTCTCGGGAATTTCTAATGAAGTCTGGCAAACTGAACATTCGATTGCATGTTGTCGGTTTTTTCTTGCATCGTTTGCTCGTTTGTCGAGGCAACCTAGACAAAATGAGTGAAGACATGGCAATGTCCTGGGATTGTTGAGCTTGTTTGAGCACAGTGGGCATTCTGCTTCCATCTTACCCTTAAAAAGTTGTTGAACATCGATGTCGAAGCCTTCACACCCTTATTTCACGATCGGCACTGCTAGGAGAGTGACGTCACTGAATCACGACACTTTTTCCCCGTCTTTCCTTCATTTTCAGGTCGTCTCTAATCTATCAGATCCACATTGCTTTTACACGCTTGAACAAAACAGACCCGTGTTTCAACAATCTTATCCGCACCCTGATGAGTTTGGGAGTTTTCGATAGCAGGTTGTTCAATCACGAGATCGACAGTCTAGGGTTTGTACCTAATCCAGCATTCTACGAAATCCAGGGAAGTCTGCATACGCCTGTGTAAACACAGTAGACGTGTTTAATTGctttcacaaaattaaaagtaaaataaaataaattaagcacaaaagcaaaaacaagacACGCGCGGCGGGAAAGTATAACCTTTTCGTCAGTAAAATTAAGCGAGGCTCACTAGACCGCTATCATAGAATTAATTACATATTTTATATTTGCCCAGTGTTTCATCAGGAAGTAAATTCTTTTCGCCTGACAGAGCAAGACATTGCCTAACGAAACATCGGGGAGCTGTTCTTCACGATTAGCTACAGGCCTAGGTATGTTTATTTACCGGGAGGGGGGTCCTTGTAGGAAAAAAACAACGGCATTACGGAACGACCTACAACGGCAAATaacttttttctattttttttcttctgaagtTCCTCTTTTTAAACTGGGGAAACGAGATAGGAAATAAGGATTTGATGGTTACTAAGCATCACGTCGCTTGGATGAAGGCCTTCTTTTTCTGGATTGTGTCTACTCTCTTCTGAATCCATCTTAGGATTCAATCTCTTTGCTAGGGCCTCTCCCTTGGCATATGGGCTGAGGCTGGAGACAGACCTGAATATGTTGTCGGGTCAGAAAAAGTTATAATTCAGAGAACTTGCTTTTGCGAAGTGATAACTGGCTTTAAGTAGATTGTGACCACTAATATATACAAATTATTGTTCTGTTAgaaagataaaatttaaaacttgTTTTATGTTTTGTGTCTTATGCTATGATGATGATTGAAAGCAacaattaatatattttttgtaactttttctGACGCTGCATCACATTCAGAATC is a window from the Acropora palmata chromosome 14, jaAcrPala1.3, whole genome shotgun sequence genome containing:
- the LOC141866844 gene encoding E3 ubiquitin-protein ligase TRIM71-like, whose translation is MEAECPLCSNKLNNPRTLPCLHSFCLGCLDKRANDARKNRQHAIECSVCQTSLEIPETDTFANLPSTIHVNRPEDVLALKDGTLEGQKCRSCDKNNPLKIYCFACQSCVCASCSHSHQCLNPASNVMIDKQNEDVQRLIERPVMCSQQCHEDQPLEFYCEDCKVQICLKCSIVSHNGHIVKDTQKAVQEQKIQMMEAVDKVRAEILVYENEIKEQTELKDENISDIMNAEKKMTDTVEELIRDLREHEKKMKDKFRDIYEAEQKQHEARLENLELINTQLKSFVELGLGISERNISAEILKANHDILGRCDELLDRRKPDLYKSPYHVGYLVKRKLGLLDQILVTKTDPSMCLAEGLLSLQGIQRDRNFMKKMIKSKLTF